In Bacillus cereus ATCC 14579, a single window of DNA contains:
- a CDS encoding M28 family metallopeptidase: MRKSLKQKIVSSLLAVSLAVSLAPIGQAKADSTSEVTQTPSITKQIDPNRAIEHVRFLSETIGPRPGGTKSEEWASRYIGMQLKSMGYDVEYQPFQVPDQYVGFIESPLSTKRNWQAGAAPNALISTEAITAPLIFVQGGTKLEDIPNEVNGKIVLFERGTTVTDYNKQVENAVSKGAKGVLLYSLIGGRGNYGQTFNPRLTKKQSIPVFGLAYAQGNAFKEEIAKKGTTILSLKARHESKLTSLNVIAKKKPKKSTGNEKAVVVSSHYDSVVGAPGANDNASGTGLVLELARAFQNVETDKEIRFITFGSEETGLLGSDYYVNSLSQKERDRILGVFNADMVATNYDKAKNLYAMTPDGSTNFVTDAALQAGKQLNNDLVLQGKFGSSDHVPFAEAGIPAALFIWMGVDSWNPLIYHIEKVYHTPQDNVLENISPERMRMALDVIGTGVYNSLQKPVPQTEQKAA; encoded by the coding sequence ATGAGAAAATCATTGAAACAAAAAATAGTAAGCTCTTTGCTTGCTGTATCACTCGCTGTTAGCTTAGCTCCAATTGGGCAAGCAAAAGCGGATTCCACGTCAGAGGTTACACAAACTCCATCTATTACAAAACAGATTGATCCAAACCGCGCGATTGAACATGTTCGTTTCTTATCTGAAACAATTGGTCCTCGCCCCGGTGGAACAAAATCCGAAGAATGGGCTTCTCGTTACATTGGTATGCAGCTTAAATCAATGGGCTATGACGTAGAATATCAACCATTTCAGGTGCCCGATCAATACGTTGGATTCATTGAATCACCACTATCAACAAAACGTAATTGGCAAGCTGGTGCTGCTCCTAATGCACTCATTTCTACAGAAGCTATTACAGCCCCCCTTATCTTTGTTCAAGGTGGGACAAAATTAGAAGATATTCCAAATGAAGTAAACGGTAAAATTGTTTTATTTGAAAGAGGAACGACAGTTACAGACTATAATAAACAAGTTGAAAATGCTGTTAGCAAAGGTGCAAAAGGTGTTCTTTTATACAGTTTAATTGGCGGACGCGGAAATTATGGACAAACCTTCAATCCCCGCCTAACGAAAAAGCAGTCTATCCCTGTCTTTGGTCTTGCTTATGCGCAAGGAAATGCATTTAAAGAAGAAATCGCTAAAAAAGGGACAACAATTCTTTCCCTAAAAGCGAGACATGAATCTAAATTAACATCTCTAAATGTTATCGCCAAAAAGAAACCAAAAAAGAGTACAGGTAATGAGAAAGCAGTCGTTGTAAGCTCGCACTATGATAGTGTTGTCGGAGCACCTGGCGCAAATGATAATGCTTCTGGAACTGGATTAGTATTAGAACTAGCTCGTGCTTTTCAAAATGTAGAAACTGATAAAGAAATTCGCTTTATTACCTTTGGTTCTGAAGAAACTGGATTACTTGGTTCGGATTATTACGTGAATAGTCTATCCCAGAAAGAACGCGACCGTATTTTAGGTGTCTTTAACGCCGACATGGTTGCAACAAATTATGATAAAGCAAAGAATTTATACGCTATGACACCTGATGGCTCTACAAACTTTGTAACAGACGCTGCCTTGCAAGCAGGTAAACAACTAAATAATGACCTCGTCCTACAAGGTAAATTCGGTTCTAGTGATCATGTTCCATTTGCTGAAGCTGGTATTCCTGCTGCTCTATTCATTTGGATGGGTGTCGATAGTTGGAATCCATTAATCTATCATATTGAGAAGGTATACCATACACCTCAAGATAACGTATTAGAAAACATTTCACCTGAACGAATGAGAATGGCATTAGACGTTATCGGAACAGGAGTTTATAACTCGCTTCAAAAACCTGTTCCTCAAACTGAACAGAAAGCTGCTTAA
- a CDS encoding DUF1934 domain-containing protein, whose translation MEKQLAGLPVHVHFVTEIREGARKETVAFEANGQYYVKGQGTYVTFQEPNEQGEVKTIIKIQDEQVLIMRSGAVSMRQTHVKGEWTTGTYTSELGTFALQTKTDNVLFKWSDEKKKGQLFLTYALLLSEQEAGRYTITINLKEAK comes from the coding sequence GTGGAGAAACAACTTGCAGGCTTGCCGGTACACGTTCATTTCGTAACAGAAATCCGTGAAGGGGCGAGGAAGGAAACCGTTGCTTTTGAAGCAAATGGTCAATACTATGTAAAAGGTCAAGGTACATATGTAACATTCCAGGAGCCGAACGAACAAGGCGAAGTGAAAACAATTATTAAAATTCAAGATGAACAAGTTCTCATTATGCGTTCAGGTGCTGTTTCTATGCGTCAGACGCATGTGAAAGGTGAATGGACAACTGGTACGTATACGAGTGAACTTGGTACGTTTGCATTGCAAACAAAGACTGATAACGTTCTTTTTAAATGGTCGGATGAAAAGAAAAAAGGACAACTCTTCTTAACGTACGCATTGCTTCTAAGTGAACAAGAAGCTGGCAGATATACTATTACAATTAATTTGAAGGAGGCAAAATAA
- a CDS encoding S66 family peptidase: MIPTKLKKGAEIRVISPSCSLSIVSNENRKLAIKRLTDMGFQVTFSKYADEIDRFASSSISSRIQDLHEAFRDSNVKAILTTLGGYNSNGLLKHLDYDLIRENPKFFCGYSDITALNNAIYAKTGLVTYSGPHFSSFGMEKGLGYTTDYFLKCLTSNEPIEVLPSETWSDDSWYIDQENREFIKNEGYVSIQEGEATGDIIGGNMSTFNLLQGTPYMPNLKEKILFIEEDSLTGTSTLKTFDRYLHSLMQQQGFEYIKGIVIGKMQKGAECTIEDIQEMIASKPELAHIPIIANASFGHTTPIFTFPIGGHAKIISHKEKTSITILTY; encoded by the coding sequence GTGATACCAACAAAGTTAAAAAAGGGTGCTGAAATACGAGTGATTTCACCATCGTGTAGTTTAAGTATTGTTTCAAATGAAAATAGAAAACTTGCTATAAAAAGATTAACTGACATGGGCTTTCAAGTTACATTCTCAAAATATGCTGATGAGATAGATCGATTTGCTTCCTCCTCTATTTCTTCCCGCATTCAAGACCTCCATGAAGCATTTCGAGACTCTAATGTAAAAGCTATTTTGACTACACTTGGCGGATACAACTCAAATGGTTTATTGAAACATCTCGATTATGATTTAATTCGTGAAAACCCGAAATTTTTCTGTGGTTATTCTGATATTACTGCCTTAAATAATGCAATTTACGCAAAAACAGGGCTTGTTACATATTCAGGACCCCATTTCTCTTCGTTTGGAATGGAGAAAGGGCTCGGATATACAACCGATTACTTTTTAAAGTGCTTAACTTCTAATGAGCCTATTGAAGTCCTTCCATCTGAAACATGGAGCGATGATTCTTGGTATATAGATCAGGAAAATCGAGAATTTATTAAAAATGAAGGATATGTTTCAATTCAAGAAGGAGAAGCTACGGGAGATATTATCGGTGGCAATATGAGCACATTTAACTTACTGCAAGGTACACCATATATGCCAAATTTAAAGGAGAAAATTTTATTTATTGAAGAAGATAGTTTAACTGGAACATCTACTCTTAAAACTTTTGATCGTTATTTACATTCCCTTATGCAGCAGCAAGGTTTTGAATACATAAAGGGAATCGTTATAGGAAAGATGCAAAAAGGTGCAGAATGTACGATAGAAGACATTCAAGAAATGATTGCTTCAAAACCTGAACTTGCACATATCCCTATCATTGCAAACGCAAGTTTCGGGCATACAACCCCGATTTTCACTTTTCCAATTGGTGGACATGCAAAAATTATTTCTCACAAAGAGAAGACATCTATCACTATTTTAACGTACTAA
- a CDS encoding PTS sugar transporter subunit IIC has translation MAILQGLALLLVVLCLFTLFSYRAPYGMKAMGALANAAIASFLIEAFHRYIGGEMFHNDFLQSVGEASGSMSGVAAAILVALAIGVSPVYAVLIGIATSGFGILPGFFAGYVCAFVVKFLEKKLPAGVEFLAILFIAAPISRGMAMLMDPLVNATLGKIGSMISVATTESPIIMGIMLGGLITVISTSPLSSMALTAMLGLTGLPMAIGSLAVAASAPMNFIFFKRLKICSKKDTIAVAIEPLTQADVVSANPIPIYATNFVGGALAGIITSLFQLVNNAPGTASPIPGLLVLFGFNDVVKVTIAAILCGIVTTIVGYIGSIVFRKYPIRSADEIRGVTSGEKVA, from the coding sequence ATGGCTATCTTGCAAGGTTTAGCACTATTACTTGTTGTACTTTGTCTATTTACACTTTTCAGTTACCGTGCGCCTTACGGAATGAAGGCGATGGGCGCTTTAGCTAATGCAGCAATTGCAAGTTTTCTTATTGAAGCATTTCACCGTTATATAGGTGGAGAAATGTTTCATAATGACTTTTTACAATCAGTAGGAGAAGCTTCCGGTAGTATGAGCGGTGTCGCAGCAGCGATTTTAGTCGCATTAGCAATCGGTGTTTCCCCCGTATATGCTGTTTTAATTGGTATCGCTACTAGTGGATTTGGTATTTTACCAGGATTTTTCGCTGGATACGTTTGTGCCTTCGTCGTGAAATTTCTCGAAAAGAAATTACCAGCTGGTGTGGAATTTTTAGCAATCCTATTTATCGCTGCACCAATCTCACGCGGAATGGCAATGCTTATGGATCCGCTCGTTAACGCCACACTTGGTAAAATAGGTTCTATGATTTCAGTTGCAACTACAGAAAGTCCTATCATTATGGGTATTATGCTTGGTGGATTAATAACAGTTATTTCTACCTCTCCACTGAGTTCTATGGCACTAACTGCAATGCTTGGATTAACAGGTTTACCAATGGCAATTGGTAGTCTGGCTGTAGCAGCTTCAGCCCCAATGAACTTTATTTTCTTTAAACGCTTAAAAATTTGTTCAAAGAAAGATACAATTGCTGTAGCAATCGAGCCTTTAACACAAGCCGATGTTGTTTCAGCAAATCCGATTCCAATTTATGCGACAAACTTCGTTGGCGGTGCACTTGCTGGTATTATTACCTCTCTGTTCCAGCTCGTTAATAATGCACCAGGAACAGCATCACCAATCCCAGGACTTCTTGTCTTATTCGGATTTAATGACGTTGTAAAAGTAACAATTGCTGCTATATTATGTGGGATCGTTACCACTATTGTCGGATACATCGGATCTATTGTGTTCCGTAAATATCCGATCCGCTCTGCTGATGAAATTCGCGGAGTTACTTCGGGAGAGAAGGTTGCATAA
- a CDS encoding ECF-type sigma factor negative effector, which yields MKEDKFEQKIKSSLAEEITPSEELINNTKQGVRKAQKLERKWMICIHTIWIVLLTIVIEQFVTHLDYKIPMLIAIVIMMHVYIPIYVVIQSFLKKEYKLHE from the coding sequence ATGAAGGAAGATAAATTTGAACAGAAAATAAAGAGCAGTTTAGCAGAAGAGATAACTCCAAGCGAAGAGCTAATAAATAACACGAAGCAGGGCGTGCGAAAGGCTCAGAAGTTAGAGAGGAAATGGATGATTTGTATTCATACCATTTGGATTGTTTTGCTAACAATTGTTATAGAACAATTTGTCACTCATTTGGATTATAAAATTCCTATGTTAATAGCCATTGTGATTATGATGCATGTATACATTCCGATATATGTTGTAATACAGTCATTTTTAAAGAAGGAGTATAAATTACATGAATGA
- a CDS encoding YxeA family protein → MKLVIKVLAVFAIILGGTAYYLNTKTEGVHAFVDNFFSNKEIQDYYAVIDKGEKKDGEYLYTFKGYTEDGKLQVIKRMMNRELHTGAFIKIYAKGMQGKGWAEIPKESIPQKALEKIEKP, encoded by the coding sequence ATGAAATTGGTAATTAAAGTTTTAGCTGTATTCGCCATTATTCTAGGTGGAACAGCGTATTATTTGAACACAAAAACAGAAGGTGTACATGCTTTTGTAGACAACTTCTTTTCAAATAAAGAAATACAAGATTATTATGCGGTTATAGATAAAGGTGAGAAAAAAGACGGAGAATACTTGTATACTTTTAAAGGGTATACAGAAGATGGAAAGTTACAAGTTATTAAAAGAATGATGAACCGTGAATTGCATACGGGGGCGTTTATAAAAATTTATGCAAAAGGTATGCAAGGAAAAGGATGGGCTGAAATCCCGAAAGAATCCATTCCGCAAAAAGCGTTGGAAAAAATAGAAAAACCATAA
- the speE gene encoding polyamine aminopropyltransferase, whose amino-acid sequence MELWFTEKQTKHFGITARINRTLHTEQTEFQKLDMVETEEFGNMLILDGMVMTTEKDEFVYHEMVAHVPLFTHPNPENVLIVGGGDGGVIREVLKHPSVKKATLVEIDGKVIEYSKQYLPSIAGALDNERVEVKVGDGFLHIAESENEYDVIMVDSTEPVGPAVNLFTKGFYAGISKALKEDGIFVAQTDNPWFTPELITTVFKDVKEIFPITRLYTANIPTYPSGLWTFTIGSKKHDPLEVIEERFHEIETKYYTKELHNAAFALPKFVGDLIK is encoded by the coding sequence ATGGAACTATGGTTCACTGAAAAACAAACAAAACATTTTGGGATTACGGCGCGTATTAACCGCACATTACATACGGAGCAAACAGAATTCCAAAAACTTGATATGGTTGAAACGGAAGAGTTCGGAAACATGCTTATTTTAGATGGCATGGTTATGACAACAGAAAAGGACGAGTTCGTTTATCACGAAATGGTAGCGCACGTACCTTTATTTACACATCCAAACCCTGAAAACGTATTAATTGTTGGTGGCGGTGATGGTGGTGTTATTCGTGAAGTGTTAAAACACCCAAGTGTAAAGAAAGCAACTCTTGTTGAAATCGATGGAAAAGTAATTGAGTACTCTAAACAATACTTACCATCAATTGCAGGCGCATTAGATAATGAGCGTGTAGAAGTAAAAGTAGGAGACGGTTTCCTACATATCGCAGAAAGCGAAAATGAATACGATGTAATTATGGTAGATTCTACTGAGCCAGTAGGACCAGCAGTAAACCTATTTACAAAAGGCTTCTACGCTGGAATTTCAAAAGCGTTAAAAGAAGATGGTATTTTCGTTGCACAAACGGACAACCCTTGGTTCACACCAGAGTTAATTACAACTGTGTTTAAAGACGTAAAAGAGATCTTCCCAATCACTCGTTTATACACAGCAAACATTCCAACTTACCCAAGTGGTCTTTGGACGTTCACAATTGGATCTAAAAAACATGATCCATTAGAAGTAATTGAAGAGCGTTTCCACGAAATCGAAACGAAATACTACACAAAAGAATTACACAATGCAGCATTCGCATTACCGAAATTTGTTGGCGATTTAATTAAGTAA
- the speB gene encoding agmatinase translates to MRFDEAYSGKVFIKSHPSFEESKVVIYGMPMDWTVSYRPGSRFGPARIREVSIGLEEYSPYLDRELEEVKYFDAGDIPLPFGNAQRSLDMIEEYVSKLLDADKFPLGLGGEHLVSWPIFKAMAKKYPDLAIIHMDAHTDLRESYEGEPLSHSTPIRKVCDLIGPENVYSFGIRSGMKEEFEWAKEVGMNLYKFDVLEPLKEVLPKLAGRPVYVTIDIDVLDPAHAPGTGTLEAGGITSKELLDSIVAIANSNINVVGADLVEVAPVYDHSDQTPVAASKFVREMLLGWVK, encoded by the coding sequence ATGCGTTTTGATGAAGCTTATTCAGGTAAAGTATTTATTAAAAGTCATCCAAGTTTTGAAGAGTCAAAGGTAGTTATTTATGGGATGCCTATGGATTGGACAGTAAGTTACCGTCCGGGATCTCGTTTTGGCCCTGCACGTATTCGTGAAGTATCAATCGGTCTTGAAGAATATAGCCCGTATTTAGATCGTGAACTAGAAGAGGTAAAATATTTTGATGCGGGTGATATCCCATTACCATTCGGAAACGCACAACGCAGCTTAGACATGATTGAAGAGTATGTATCAAAACTTTTAGATGCCGATAAGTTTCCACTAGGTCTCGGCGGTGAGCACCTAGTGTCTTGGCCAATTTTTAAGGCAATGGCAAAAAAATATCCGGATTTAGCAATCATCCACATGGATGCTCATACTGATTTACGTGAATCGTATGAAGGGGAGCCTTTATCCCACTCTACACCAATTCGTAAAGTGTGTGATTTAATTGGTCCGGAAAACGTATATTCTTTCGGAATTCGTTCTGGAATGAAGGAAGAATTTGAATGGGCGAAAGAAGTAGGTATGAACTTATACAAATTTGACGTATTAGAACCGTTAAAAGAAGTATTACCGAAACTTGCTGGCCGCCCAGTCTATGTCACAATCGACATTGATGTATTAGACCCAGCTCACGCTCCAGGAACAGGAACGTTAGAAGCTGGCGGTATCACATCTAAAGAATTATTAGATTCCATCGTAGCAATTGCAAATTCAAATATAAATGTAGTTGGAGCAGACTTGGTAGAAGTAGCTCCAGTCTACGACCATAGTGATCAAACACCAGTCGCAGCAAGCAAATTCGTGCGGGAAATGCTGCTCGGTTGGGTAAAATAA
- a CDS encoding MFS transporter encodes MESKQKLGRLITVVATFLAFSGIGVVDPILPIIAEKIGASHWQVEMLFTAYILTMAIMMLPAGIFASRFGDKRMMTIGLAIVTVFAFICGMSQTIAQLSLFRAGWGLGNAMFFATAMTLLIALSKEVHEAVGLYEAAIGLGMAGGPLLGGILGGHSWRYPFFATSILIFLAFILVFFFVKEPERKVKRKAAGVGELLNLVKYKPFMQGAISGMLYYYGFFVVLAYSPLIMHLSAIQLGFVFCGWGLALAYGSAILAHKLEGKYEPKTLLKGSLLVFAIFLIALFFVKIMWLQITLIVLSGLASGLNNALYTSYVMDISPYERSVTSGVYNFVRWLGGAIAPILSGIIGHTVSPQSPFLVGGIVVLVGCIMILIPIRKPVEIETKALS; translated from the coding sequence ATGGAGAGCAAACAAAAACTAGGGAGATTGATTACAGTGGTGGCTACCTTCCTTGCCTTTTCGGGTATAGGAGTAGTCGACCCAATTTTGCCGATTATTGCAGAGAAAATTGGTGCATCACATTGGCAAGTTGAAATGTTATTTACCGCTTATATTTTAACGATGGCAATTATGATGTTACCAGCTGGTATATTTGCATCGAGATTTGGTGATAAACGGATGATGACAATCGGTCTTGCGATTGTGACTGTATTTGCGTTTATATGTGGTATGTCACAAACGATTGCTCAATTATCTCTTTTCCGCGCTGGATGGGGATTAGGGAATGCGATGTTCTTCGCGACGGCGATGACTTTATTGATTGCATTAAGTAAAGAAGTTCATGAAGCAGTAGGATTATACGAAGCAGCTATCGGCTTAGGTATGGCTGGCGGACCGTTATTAGGCGGGATATTAGGTGGTCATTCTTGGCGTTATCCGTTTTTCGCGACGAGTATTTTAATTTTCTTAGCATTTATTTTAGTATTCTTTTTTGTAAAAGAACCAGAACGAAAAGTGAAGCGTAAGGCTGCTGGCGTAGGGGAATTACTTAACCTGGTGAAGTATAAACCATTTATGCAAGGTGCCATTTCAGGGATGCTATACTACTACGGATTTTTTGTCGTGTTAGCATATTCACCACTTATTATGCATTTATCAGCTATTCAATTAGGCTTTGTATTTTGCGGATGGGGACTCGCGTTAGCTTACGGTTCTGCAATTTTAGCACATAAGCTAGAAGGGAAATATGAACCAAAAACATTATTGAAGGGTAGTTTACTCGTATTTGCGATTTTCTTAATTGCACTATTCTTTGTGAAAATTATGTGGTTACAAATTACTCTTATCGTTTTATCAGGATTGGCGTCTGGCTTAAACAATGCATTATACACAAGTTATGTAATGGATATTTCACCTTATGAAAGATCTGTTACGTCAGGTGTTTATAACTTTGTTCGTTGGTTAGGTGGTGCGATTGCTCCGATTTTATCAGGAATTATCGGTCATACTGTTTCACCACAAAGTCCGTTTTTAGTAGGTGGAATTGTGGTGTTAGTTGGTTGTATTATGATCCTAATTCCAATTCGTAAACCAGTAGAAATAGAGACAAAAGCCCTTTCTTAA
- a CDS encoding ECF-type sigma factor negative effector yields the protein MNEFANPFVLFEVAGVTMFLAFIALLICVASWVYTDAKAHQMSKGWSVLAVIFPFFIGFLLYMVRRSKKKVEGEYKMNFVKKQKVTLVAILASTMFVLLSGFAFAQTLDDAWKAGDIYLENEKQGETSYEAKFSSWDIAGKDIELQYEKDTEVTFSYETDAKRGNLCFSVYERRGEGIKELKEICESKKGSFTVTLKANEEYVLNISGLKVKDGFVKVNWQEK from the coding sequence ATGAATGAGTTCGCTAATCCGTTTGTACTATTTGAAGTAGCTGGAGTGACGATGTTTTTAGCTTTTATAGCACTTTTAATATGTGTTGCATCATGGGTATATACAGATGCTAAAGCACATCAAATGAGTAAAGGATGGAGTGTCTTAGCGGTTATATTTCCATTTTTTATCGGTTTTTTGTTATATATGGTAAGAAGAAGTAAAAAGAAAGTTGAAGGAGAATATAAGATGAACTTTGTTAAAAAACAGAAAGTAACATTAGTTGCGATATTGGCAAGTACAATGTTTGTATTACTTAGTGGTTTTGCTTTTGCACAAACGTTAGATGACGCGTGGAAAGCAGGAGATATATATTTAGAAAATGAGAAGCAAGGGGAGACAAGTTACGAGGCGAAATTCTCATCATGGGATATTGCCGGTAAAGATATTGAACTTCAGTATGAGAAGGACACAGAAGTGACATTTTCTTATGAGACAGATGCAAAACGAGGGAACTTATGCTTTAGCGTGTATGAAAGACGAGGAGAAGGTATAAAAGAGTTAAAGGAAATCTGTGAATCGAAAAAAGGTAGTTTTACAGTTACTTTAAAAGCAAATGAAGAGTATGTATTGAATATAAGCGGATTAAAAGTGAAAGATGGATTCGTAAAAGTGAATTGGCAAGAGAAATAA
- the argS gene encoding arginine--tRNA ligase, with protein sequence MNSLEQVKGLIKEEIQAAVLKAELATEEQIPNVVLESPKDKTNGDFSTNMAMQLARVAKKAPRMIAEELVANFDKAKASIEKIEIAGPGFINFYMDNSYLTDLIPTIVNAGEAYGETNTGKGEKVQVEFVSANPTGDLHLGHARGAAVGDTLCNLLAKAGYDVSREYYINDAGNQIHNLALSVEARYMQALGLEKEMPEDGYHGADIIGIGKRLAEEFGDRYAKADEKESYEFYREYGLKYELAKLQKDLESFRVKFDVWFSETSLYKNGKIDQALAVLKERDEIFEEDGATWFRSMTYGDDKNRVLIKNDGSYTYLTPDIAYHRDKLERGFDKLINIWGADHHGYIPRMKAAIQALGYDKETLEVEIIQMVQLYQNGEKMKMSKRTGKAVTLRELMEEVGVDAMRYFFAMRSGDSHLDFDMDLAVSKSNENPVYYAQYAHARVCSILRQGEELGLATGGDVNYKLVTSEKEVELLKKLGEFPAVVADAAQKRLPHRITNYAFELAATLHSFYNAEKVLNQDNLELSKARYELMKAVRTTLQNALAIVGVSAPEKM encoded by the coding sequence ATGAATTCCTTAGAACAGGTAAAAGGATTGATTAAAGAAGAAATTCAGGCTGCTGTATTAAAGGCAGAATTAGCGACAGAAGAACAAATTCCAAACGTTGTATTAGAATCTCCAAAAGATAAAACAAATGGTGACTTCTCTACAAATATGGCAATGCAACTTGCACGCGTTGCGAAAAAAGCACCTCGTATGATTGCAGAAGAACTAGTTGCAAACTTCGATAAAGCAAAAGCTTCTATTGAAAAAATCGAAATCGCTGGTCCTGGTTTTATTAACTTCTATATGGATAATAGCTACTTAACAGATTTAATTCCAACAATCGTAAACGCTGGTGAAGCTTACGGTGAAACGAATACTGGTAAAGGTGAAAAAGTACAAGTTGAGTTCGTATCTGCGAACCCAACAGGTGACCTTCACTTAGGACATGCACGTGGTGCAGCAGTAGGTGACACTTTATGTAACCTATTAGCAAAAGCAGGGTACGATGTATCTCGTGAGTACTACATTAATGACGCTGGTAACCAAATTCATAACTTAGCTCTTTCTGTTGAAGCTCGTTACATGCAAGCTTTAGGCTTAGAGAAAGAAATGCCAGAAGACGGATACCATGGTGCGGACATCATTGGAATCGGTAAACGTTTAGCAGAAGAGTTCGGTGATCGTTATGCGAAAGCTGATGAAAAAGAAAGCTATGAATTCTACCGTGAGTACGGTTTAAAATATGAGTTAGCAAAACTTCAAAAAGACTTAGAAAGCTTCCGTGTTAAATTTGATGTATGGTTCTCAGAAACATCATTATACAAAAACGGAAAAATTGATCAAGCTCTTGCTGTATTAAAAGAGCGCGACGAGATTTTTGAAGAAGACGGTGCAACTTGGTTCCGTTCAATGACTTACGGTGACGATAAGAACCGTGTATTAATTAAAAACGATGGTTCTTACACGTACTTAACGCCAGATATCGCGTATCACCGTGATAAATTAGAGCGTGGTTTCGATAAGTTAATCAACATTTGGGGTGCTGACCACCACGGTTACATTCCACGTATGAAAGCTGCTATTCAAGCGTTAGGTTACGATAAAGAAACACTTGAAGTAGAAATCATCCAAATGGTACAACTATACCAAAACGGTGAAAAAATGAAAATGAGTAAACGTACAGGTAAAGCAGTTACACTTCGTGAGCTTATGGAAGAAGTAGGCGTGGACGCAATGCGTTACTTCTTCGCAATGCGTAGCGGTGATTCTCATTTAGACTTCGATATGGACTTAGCTGTATCAAAATCTAATGAAAACCCAGTATACTACGCACAATATGCTCATGCTCGCGTATGCAGTATCCTTCGTCAAGGTGAAGAATTAGGATTAGCTACAGGCGGAGACGTTAACTACAAACTTGTTACTTCTGAGAAAGAAGTAGAGTTACTGAAAAAACTTGGTGAATTCCCAGCAGTAGTTGCGGATGCAGCACAAAAACGTTTACCACACCGTATTACAAACTATGCATTTGAATTAGCAGCAACATTACACAGCTTCTACAATGCAGAAAAAGTATTAAACCAAGATAACTTAGAATTAAGTAAAGCTCGCTACGAGTTAATGAAAGCAGTACGCACTACACTTCAAAATGCATTAGCAATCGTAGGAGTATCTGCACCAGAAAAAATGTAA
- a CDS encoding RNA polymerase sigma factor codes for MEEKVEELIDIYKKQIYSLCYKLAKTKEDAEDIFQETWIKVFSSRHQLSYVENYKKWITTICVRTFYDFYRKKKRWKDRILDLFHKEDGGEIDFADDVNISEEFIQKVEAEMIREVIQLLNEKYKTVLVLYYYEQYSYKEMSEILNIPIGTVKYRLNYGKKKMREHLEGFVHEGR; via the coding sequence ATGGAAGAAAAGGTAGAAGAATTAATTGATATATATAAGAAGCAAATATATTCCTTATGCTATAAGTTAGCAAAGACGAAAGAAGACGCGGAAGATATTTTTCAAGAGACATGGATAAAAGTTTTTTCATCGCGGCACCAACTTTCTTACGTGGAGAATTATAAAAAATGGATTACTACAATTTGTGTTCGTACGTTTTATGATTTTTATCGTAAGAAAAAAAGGTGGAAAGATCGAATATTGGATTTGTTTCATAAAGAGGATGGTGGAGAAATAGATTTCGCAGATGATGTGAATATATCAGAAGAATTTATTCAAAAAGTGGAAGCGGAAATGATACGGGAAGTTATACAGCTATTGAATGAAAAATATAAAACCGTGCTCGTACTCTACTATTATGAACAATACTCTTATAAAGAAATGAGCGAAATATTAAATATACCGATTGGTACGGTAAAGTATCGGCTTAATTATGGGAAAAAGAAAATGCGAGAACATTTGGAGGGGTTCGTTCATGAAGGAAGATAA